The Coffea arabica cultivar ET-39 chromosome 3c, Coffea Arabica ET-39 HiFi, whole genome shotgun sequence genome contains a region encoding:
- the LOC113734957 gene encoding uncharacterized protein: protein MMASNNSSSMTKHHQEAASVARSYLHHHSGGGGGGADHGGGCLKQPPSVVQQSAAAASPSAVVCSYNTNNNGKGSGVSSGAGVLESSYNTSTATTRFQPNLHGISMDWTPDEQAILDEGLKTYAAESIIARYAKIAVLLKNKTVRDVALRYRWMTKRDFSRRRKDDLSLRKSKERKERATDPSAMSSQALMQPAIDGVTQELLRQNARAFDQISANLATYQMHNNIGIFCQARDNISQILKRINEPPYMMKQMPALPVKVNEHLANSILPHSTHPMQ from the exons ATGATGGCCAGCAACAATTCATCAAGTATGACGAAACATCACCAAGAAGCAGCATCAGTAGCTAGGAGTTACCTTCATCATCATAgtggtggcggtggtggtggCGCTGATCATGGTGGCGGCTGCTTAAAACAACCACCATCAGTAGTTCAACAATCAGCAGCGGCAGCATCACCATCAGCTGTGGTTTGTTCgtataatactaataataatggGAAAGGTTCCGGTGTTTCTTCTGGAGCAGGAGTTCTTGAGAGTTCTTATAATACTAGTACTGCTACAACCAGGTTCCAGCCTAATCTGCATGGAATTTCAATGGATTGGACACCAGACGAGCAGGCCATACTTGATGAAGGATTGAAAAC ATATGCTGCTGAATCAATCATTGCCCGTTATGCAAAGATTGCCGTGCTGCTAAAGAACAAAACAGTCCGTGATGTTGCTTTACGCTACAGATGGATGACG AAAAGAGATTTCAGCAGGAGAAGAAAAGACGATCTTAGTTTgaggaaaagtaaggaaagaaAG GAAAGAGCAACTGATCCTTCAGCAATGTCATCTCAGGCACTGATGCAACCAG CCATTGATGGTGTTACACAAGAGCTACTTCGACAGAATGCTCGGGCCTTTGACCAGATATCTGCAAATTTAGCCACTTATCAG ATGCACAACAACATTGGTATTTTCTGTCAAGCCCGCGATAACATCTCCCAGATCTTGAAGAG GATCAATGAGCCACCCTACATGATGAAGCAAATGCCAGCACTTCCAGTAAAGGTGAATGAACACCTAGCCAATTCCATCCTTCCCCATTCAACTCACCCAATGCAATGA